In the genome of Euzebya rosea, one region contains:
- a CDS encoding ABC transporter permease subunit, whose translation MSGFVERVTGGASPLGILLRLSVLGLVVYQAVVFTGTLVGEQAWVGLGAMWAATVALVWLFTRRGHTPLKFIVPGTLFLLVFQIYPVLYTGYVSLTNFGTGNVLDKAGAIEQLQAQATRVPADAVRYDVAVFADPDAGEDAGVEGIGLLLTDPDEQVFFGTAEELVPLEDLPDVTVEDDRVVAVGAYERLSLVEAQAVQSALGQLRVPAEAGAIQLQSLTTAARAETTRTYDEERDVLVDLTTGEEYAPVDGNFVSDDGDVLQPGWVAVTGPGNYTRAFTSPLIRGPFLRVFAWNYAFAIGSVFLTFALGLALALALNEPRLRSRRLYRSLLVIPYALPSFLTALVWAGLLNTEFGAVNELIGANIPWLNDPVWAKVSILLVNLWLGFPYMFLVCTGALQAIPGDMLEAASVDGANAWQKFARITLPNLMITVAPLLIASFAFNFNNFNTVYLVTRGGPPIQGAQTPAGHTDILVSYVYRIAFESGRGADYGFAAAIAVLIFVMVAGISAYSFRYTRSLEEIA comes from the coding sequence ATGTCGGGGTTCGTCGAACGAGTGACCGGCGGGGCCTCCCCCCTCGGGATCCTGCTGCGGCTGAGCGTGCTCGGCCTGGTCGTCTACCAGGCCGTGGTGTTCACCGGCACGCTGGTGGGGGAGCAGGCCTGGGTGGGGCTTGGCGCCATGTGGGCGGCCACCGTCGCACTCGTCTGGCTGTTCACCCGACGCGGCCACACGCCGCTCAAGTTCATCGTCCCGGGCACCCTCTTCCTGCTGGTGTTCCAGATCTATCCCGTCCTCTACACCGGCTACGTCAGCCTGACGAACTTCGGCACGGGCAACGTGCTGGACAAGGCCGGGGCGATCGAGCAGCTGCAGGCGCAGGCGACGCGGGTGCCTGCCGACGCGGTCCGCTACGACGTGGCCGTGTTCGCCGACCCCGACGCCGGTGAGGACGCCGGGGTCGAGGGGATCGGCCTGCTGCTGACCGACCCCGACGAGCAGGTGTTCTTCGGTACCGCCGAGGAGCTCGTCCCGCTGGAGGACCTGCCCGACGTCACCGTTGAGGACGACCGGGTCGTCGCCGTCGGCGCCTATGAACGCCTGTCGTTGGTCGAGGCGCAGGCCGTCCAGTCCGCCCTCGGGCAGCTGCGCGTCCCCGCCGAGGCCGGTGCGATCCAGCTGCAGTCCCTCACCACCGCGGCGCGGGCCGAGACGACCCGCACCTACGACGAGGAGCGCGACGTCCTCGTCGACCTGACCACGGGGGAGGAGTACGCGCCGGTCGACGGCAACTTCGTCAGCGACGACGGCGACGTCCTGCAGCCCGGCTGGGTCGCCGTCACCGGCCCCGGCAACTACACGCGGGCGTTCACCTCCCCCCTCATCCGCGGGCCGTTCCTGCGCGTCTTCGCGTGGAACTACGCCTTCGCGATCGGGTCGGTGTTCCTGACCTTCGCGCTCGGGCTGGCGCTCGCGCTGGCCCTCAACGAGCCGCGGCTGCGGAGCCGACGGCTGTACCGCAGCCTGCTGGTCATCCCCTACGCGCTGCCGTCGTTCCTGACCGCGCTGGTGTGGGCCGGCCTGCTCAACACCGAGTTCGGCGCCGTCAACGAGCTGATCGGGGCGAACATCCCGTGGCTCAACGACCCGGTGTGGGCCAAGGTGTCGATCCTGCTGGTCAACCTGTGGCTGGGCTTCCCCTACATGTTCCTGGTGTGCACCGGCGCGCTGCAGGCCATCCCCGGCGACATGCTCGAGGCGGCGTCGGTCGACGGCGCCAACGCGTGGCAGAAGTTCGCGCGGATCACTCTGCCGAACCTGATGATCACGGTCGCGCCGCTGCTGATCGCGTCGTTCGCGTTCAACTTCAACAACTTCAACACCGTTTACCTGGTGACGCGCGGTGGACCGCCGATCCAGGGCGCCCAGACCCCCGCCGGCCACACCGACATCCTGGTCAGCTACGTCTACCGGATCGCCTTCGAGTCCGGCCGTGGTGCCGACTACGGGTTCGCCGCCGCGATCGCCGTCCTGATCTTCGTGATGGTCGCCGGGATCAGCGCCTACAGCTTCCGCTACACCCGCTCGCTGGAGGAGATCGCGTGA
- a CDS encoding sugar ABC transporter substrate-binding protein, with protein MKRHVLVLLMVVLAMVAAACSSDDTTTDDSTEGAAVDQTDATEEAATEDEPAEEATTEATEEEATEEDAAAEPTEDEAPVSRADADLVIWADETRVQALEPFVEQFGTDNGITVALQELEFDEIRSQFSTAAPAGEGPDIIVGAHDWLGELVTNGLVAPIDLANAAEYADVAIDAMTYDGQLYGVPYAIENIALVRNTDLVPEAPATFEELEQIALDLQESGEVEIGLALQADAADPYHNYPLFTAFGASVFAVNEDGTYNPDELGLDTPEGLAAAEQFGAWVESGLINPSVTYDVMVDSFASGNAAFAITGPWAVSQEDPPGFRAQGVNYAVSPIPSIQGGTPEPFVGVQGLMISSFSEQGLLAQTFVQDFIGTEEVQLALFEAGGRPPALLSAFEQVADDPDVQGFGESGQNGAPLPAIPEMGSVWTAWTDAYELIYDQQGTPTENFQAAADQIRNLIAEG; from the coding sequence GTGAAGCGACACGTTCTTGTCCTGCTGATGGTGGTGCTGGCCATGGTGGCCGCCGCCTGCAGCAGCGACGACACCACGACCGACGACAGCACCGAGGGTGCTGCGGTCGACCAGACCGACGCCACCGAGGAGGCCGCCACCGAGGACGAGCCTGCCGAGGAGGCGACCACAGAGGCGACCGAGGAGGAGGCGACCGAGGAGGACGCCGCCGCCGAGCCCACCGAGGACGAGGCCCCCGTCTCGCGCGCCGACGCCGACCTGGTGATCTGGGCCGACGAGACCCGCGTGCAGGCCCTCGAGCCGTTCGTGGAGCAGTTCGGCACCGACAACGGGATCACCGTCGCCCTGCAGGAGCTGGAGTTCGACGAGATCCGCAGCCAGTTCTCCACCGCCGCCCCCGCCGGCGAGGGTCCCGACATCATCGTCGGCGCCCACGACTGGCTCGGTGAGCTGGTCACCAACGGCCTGGTCGCCCCGATCGACCTGGCCAACGCCGCGGAGTACGCCGACGTCGCCATCGACGCGATGACCTACGACGGCCAGCTCTACGGCGTCCCCTACGCCATCGAGAACATCGCCCTGGTCCGCAACACCGACCTGGTCCCCGAGGCGCCCGCCACCTTCGAGGAGCTCGAGCAGATCGCCCTGGACCTGCAGGAGTCCGGCGAGGTCGAGATCGGCCTCGCGCTGCAGGCCGACGCCGCCGACCCGTACCACAACTACCCGCTGTTCACGGCCTTCGGCGCGAGCGTCTTCGCCGTCAACGAGGACGGCACCTACAACCCCGACGAGCTGGGCCTTGACACCCCCGAGGGCCTCGCCGCCGCTGAGCAGTTCGGCGCCTGGGTCGAGTCCGGCCTGATCAACCCGTCGGTCACCTACGACGTCATGGTCGACAGCTTCGCCAGTGGCAACGCCGCCTTCGCGATCACCGGCCCGTGGGCGGTCTCCCAGGAGGACCCGCCCGGCTTCCGCGCCCAGGGCGTCAACTACGCCGTCAGCCCGATCCCCTCGATCCAGGGTGGCACCCCCGAGCCGTTCGTCGGCGTGCAGGGCCTGATGATCTCCTCCTTCAGCGAGCAGGGCCTGCTGGCCCAGACGTTCGTCCAGGACTTCATCGGCACCGAGGAGGTGCAGCTGGCGCTGTTCGAGGCCGGCGGCCGTCCCCCGGCGCTGCTTTCCGCCTTCGAGCAGGTCGCCGACGACCCCGACGTCCAGGGCTTCGGTGAGTCCGGCCAGAACGGCGCCCCGCTGCCCGCCATCCCCGAGATGGGCTCGGTGTGGACCGCCTGGACCGACGCCTACGAGCTGATCTACGACCAGCAGGGCACGCCCACGGAGAACTTCCAGGCTGCGGCCGACCAGATCCGCAACCTGATCGCCGAGGGCTAG
- a CDS encoding sugar ABC transporter permease — MRWFRDLGWRHLVGLLAVAFALFPVVWVVSASVNPTSTLSGQQLVPDSPTLDNFRRLFETGFWTWFRNSMVVAGAGAFGTVVLAALAAYAFSRLRFTGRRAGLLSLVLVQMFPQLLAFVAIYLMMIRIGDVAPSIGTGTISGLILVYLGGAMGVNTWLIKGFFDTIPHDLDESARVDGATHWQIYSRIIMPLAAPILAVVGLLAFVTILNDFVIANAVLSNNEDSWTLSIGLFRFVADRYGARWGPFAAGAVIGSVPTVLLFLYLQKYIVSGLTQGSVKG, encoded by the coding sequence ATGCGATGGTTCCGTGACCTCGGCTGGCGCCACCTCGTCGGGCTGCTCGCCGTCGCCTTCGCCCTGTTCCCCGTCGTGTGGGTCGTCTCGGCGTCGGTCAACCCGACCAGCACCCTGTCGGGTCAGCAGCTGGTCCCCGACAGCCCGACGCTGGACAACTTCCGGCGGCTGTTCGAGACCGGCTTCTGGACGTGGTTCCGCAACTCCATGGTCGTCGCCGGGGCCGGGGCGTTCGGCACGGTGGTGCTGGCCGCCCTCGCCGCCTATGCGTTCAGCCGGCTGCGCTTCACCGGACGACGCGCCGGGCTGCTGAGCCTCGTGCTCGTGCAGATGTTCCCCCAGCTGCTGGCGTTCGTGGCGATCTACCTGATGATGATCCGCATCGGCGACGTCGCCCCGTCGATCGGGACCGGCACGATCAGCGGCCTGATCCTGGTCTACCTGGGTGGCGCCATGGGCGTGAACACCTGGCTGATCAAGGGGTTCTTCGACACCATCCCCCACGACCTCGACGAGTCCGCCCGCGTCGACGGCGCCACCCACTGGCAGATCTACAGCCGGATCATCATGCCGCTGGCCGCCCCGATCCTCGCGGTGGTCGGGCTGCTGGCGTTCGTGACGATCCTCAACGACTTCGTGATCGCCAACGCCGTGCTGTCCAACAACGAGGACTCCTGGACCCTGTCGATCGGCCTGTTCCGCTTCGTCGCCGATCGCTACGGCGCCCGCTGGGGCCCGTTCGCAGCGGGCGCCGTCATCGGATCGGTGCCCACCGTTCTGCTGTTCCTGTACCTGCAGAAGTACATCGTCAGCGGCCTGACGCAGGGCTCGGTCAAGGGGTGA
- a CDS encoding 2-isopropylmalate synthase → MSQTGTPVTDVPATTPDGKPVTIFDTTLRDGEQAPGISLDVGEKLEIAEQLARLRVDVIEAGFPITSQGDFDGVKAIADTVGTHRYADGGAAPVIAALARCHPDDIRKAADALKGADASRIHVFLSTSEIHRNVMLKGASEDQIIEQSVEAVKQALSYTDNVEFSPQDATRTNPDFLLRIVDAVVEAGATTVNIPDTVGYALPHDFGALIGDIVRRVGDDAAISVHCHNDLGLAVANSVEAVRNGARQVEVAVNGLGERAGNCSMEEVVMALNTRRDLINKSLGINTREIARTSRMVAQLTGYPIQFNKAVVGRNAFAHESGIHQHGVIQDRLTYEIMNAEDLGYTGAQIVLGKHSGRHAFAQALEEMGYTLEKEEIGRAFDRFKELADRKSDISDADLEAILADELYSAAEDAYELVWTQVSGGTTTAPTATVRVKHMDDGREVTEAAVGDGMIDAVCGAIRRACGVDGRLVTYNVAAVTPGVDALGDVTCQVEVDGRRYTGRGVSTDVVEASARAFVNGLNKAFRLAGNPKAQTGAP, encoded by the coding sequence ATGTCCCAGACCGGTACCCCCGTCACCGACGTCCCCGCCACCACCCCCGACGGCAAGCCCGTCACCATCTTCGACACGACGCTCCGCGACGGCGAGCAGGCCCCCGGCATCTCGCTGGACGTCGGTGAGAAGCTGGAGATCGCCGAGCAGCTGGCGCGCCTGCGGGTCGACGTCATCGAGGCCGGCTTCCCCATCACCTCACAGGGCGACTTCGACGGGGTCAAGGCCATCGCCGACACCGTGGGGACGCACCGGTACGCCGACGGCGGCGCCGCGCCGGTCATCGCCGCGCTGGCCCGCTGCCATCCCGACGACATCCGCAAGGCCGCCGACGCGCTGAAGGGTGCGGACGCCTCCCGGATCCACGTCTTCCTGTCCACCAGCGAGATCCACCGCAACGTCATGCTGAAGGGGGCCAGCGAGGACCAGATCATCGAGCAGTCCGTCGAGGCGGTGAAGCAGGCGCTGTCCTACACCGACAACGTCGAGTTCTCGCCCCAGGACGCCACCCGCACCAACCCCGACTTCCTGCTGCGGATCGTCGATGCGGTCGTCGAGGCCGGTGCGACCACCGTCAACATCCCCGACACCGTCGGCTACGCCCTGCCCCACGACTTCGGCGCCCTGATCGGTGACATCGTCCGCCGGGTCGGCGACGACGCAGCCATCAGCGTGCACTGCCACAACGACCTGGGCCTGGCCGTCGCCAACTCCGTGGAGGCCGTACGCAACGGCGCCCGCCAGGTCGAGGTGGCCGTCAACGGGCTGGGGGAGCGGGCCGGCAACTGCTCGATGGAGGAGGTCGTCATGGCGCTCAACACCCGCCGCGACCTGATCAACAAGTCCCTGGGCATCAACACCAGGGAGATCGCCCGGACCTCCCGCATGGTGGCCCAGCTGACCGGCTACCCGATCCAGTTCAACAAGGCCGTCGTCGGACGCAACGCCTTCGCCCACGAGTCGGGCATCCACCAGCACGGCGTGATCCAGGACCGGCTGACCTACGAGATCATGAACGCCGAGGACCTGGGCTACACCGGCGCGCAGATCGTCCTGGGCAAGCACTCGGGTCGGCACGCCTTCGCCCAGGCGCTGGAGGAGATGGGCTACACCCTGGAGAAGGAGGAGATCGGCCGGGCGTTCGACCGCTTCAAGGAGCTGGCCGACCGCAAGTCCGACATCTCCGACGCCGACCTGGAGGCGATCCTGGCCGACGAGCTGTACAGCGCGGCCGAGGACGCCTACGAGCTGGTCTGGACCCAGGTGTCCGGCGGCACGACCACCGCGCCGACCGCCACCGTGCGGGTCAAGCACATGGACGACGGACGCGAGGTCACCGAGGCCGCCGTCGGCGACGGCATGATCGACGCCGTCTGCGGCGCGATCCGTCGGGCCTGCGGTGTCGACGGGCGGCTCGTCACCTACAACGTGGCGGCCGTGACCCCGGGCGTCGACGCCCTGGGTGACGTGACCTGCCAGGTCGAGGTCGACGGCCGCCGCTACACCGGCCGTGGCGTGTCCACCGACGTGGTCGAGGCGTCGGCCCGTGCCTTCGTGAACGGGCTCAACAAGGCGTTCCGCCTGGCCGGAAACCCCAAGGCCCAGACCGGCGCCCCCTAG
- a CDS encoding LacI family DNA-binding transcriptional regulator: MRPRLKDVATLAGVSTATVSRVVNDRPGVSDAVRDRVVDALRQLEWEPSGMRGSPRRRTVGLLVPELTNPIFPAFAQGIESRLGRSGMTTILCTSSPDGVGERVHVEAVADIGVAAAVFVAGTHADTGADHGVYDELRERGVAVIVVNGRAPGLEHLPAVTTDDVEAGRLATEHLLRLGHRRIGLAAGQLRYMAASQRHVGWAAASEAAGVHADELVVEEAYTISGGRRAGDVLLDRGVTGIVAASDIIALGVVQAVRGRGLRVPEDVSVVGYDDSMLIPHTDPPLTTVRQPVDKLCRAIARLCVQAAEGAELSTTELAFHPELIARGSTGPAPA; the protein is encoded by the coding sequence ATGCGGCCACGGCTGAAGGACGTCGCGACGCTTGCCGGCGTCAGCACCGCCACGGTGAGCCGGGTGGTCAACGACCGCCCGGGGGTCAGCGACGCCGTGCGCGACCGGGTGGTCGACGCGCTGCGGCAGCTTGAGTGGGAGCCGAGCGGCATGCGCGGCAGCCCACGACGACGGACGGTCGGGCTGCTCGTGCCCGAGCTGACCAACCCCATCTTCCCGGCGTTCGCGCAGGGCATCGAGAGCCGGCTGGGCAGGTCGGGGATGACGACGATCCTGTGCACGTCGAGCCCCGACGGGGTGGGCGAGCGGGTCCACGTCGAGGCGGTGGCCGACATCGGGGTGGCAGCCGCGGTGTTCGTCGCCGGGACCCACGCCGACACCGGGGCCGACCACGGGGTCTACGACGAGCTCCGGGAGCGAGGGGTGGCGGTCATCGTGGTGAACGGCCGGGCGCCGGGTCTGGAGCACCTGCCGGCGGTGACCACCGACGACGTCGAGGCCGGCCGGCTGGCGACCGAGCACTTGCTGCGGCTGGGACATCGTCGGATCGGCCTGGCGGCTGGCCAGCTGCGCTACATGGCGGCGTCACAGCGTCATGTCGGCTGGGCGGCCGCGTCGGAGGCGGCAGGGGTCCATGCCGACGAACTGGTGGTGGAGGAGGCCTACACGATCTCCGGCGGTCGTCGGGCTGGTGACGTGCTGCTGGACCGTGGGGTCACGGGGATCGTCGCGGCGTCCGACATCATCGCGCTGGGCGTGGTCCAGGCGGTGCGGGGACGGGGGCTGCGGGTGCCCGAGGACGTGTCGGTGGTCGGCTACGACGACAGCATGCTGATCCCCCACACCGACCCGCCGTTGACGACGGTGCGGCAGCCGGTCGACAAGCTGTGCCGCGCGATCGCCCGGTTGTGCGTGCAGGCGGCGGAGGGGGCCGAGCTGTCCACCACCGAGCTTGCGTTCCACCCCGAGCTGATCGCCCGCGGGTCGACGGGGCCCGCGCCGGCCTGA
- a CDS encoding cell wall-binding repeat-containing protein has product MTTPTAIKTLLSMLLVLVLGVSTVALAQDPVDDPAEDTTDPTDEESEPEEEESEPEEEESEPEEEESEDESDDESDDDESDDDRQVRGARVFGADRISTAVAISQYEFRGGASEVYLARADNFADAVAAGALQHGPVLLVPSCGELPPIVAEEVARLHPHKVVALGGPNAICDDILDAAIAAASAGRGHDDDDDDDDNDDEIGDDEPRTEETTYLDLAVGEQATLDAAEIGTVTIERTETGVSLVDAVAVDDTWTVTVEDDEVDEVHVRFRNGDTRVDLGAEIEDEQVRVRVRTRQD; this is encoded by the coding sequence GTGACCACGCCGACCGCGATCAAGACCCTCCTGTCCATGCTCCTCGTGCTCGTACTGGGGGTCTCGACCGTCGCCCTCGCCCAGGATCCGGTGGACGACCCCGCCGAGGACACCACGGACCCGACGGACGAGGAGTCCGAGCCCGAGGAGGAGGAGTCCGAGCCGGAGGAGGAGGAGTCCGAGCCGGAGGAGGAGGAGTCCGAGGACGAATCCGACGACGAATCGGATGACGACGAGTCCGACGACGACCGACAGGTGCGCGGCGCGCGGGTCTTCGGTGCCGACCGCATCTCGACCGCCGTGGCCATCAGCCAGTACGAGTTCCGCGGTGGTGCCAGCGAGGTCTACCTGGCCCGCGCCGACAACTTCGCCGACGCCGTCGCCGCTGGTGCGCTGCAGCACGGTCCCGTCCTGCTGGTCCCCAGCTGCGGTGAGCTGCCCCCGATCGTGGCCGAGGAAGTCGCCCGCCTGCACCCGCACAAGGTCGTCGCCCTCGGTGGCCCCAACGCCATCTGCGACGACATCCTCGACGCGGCGATCGCTGCGGCCAGCGCCGGTCGAGGCCACGATGACGACGACGATGACGACGACAACGACGACGAGATCGGTGACGACGAGCCGCGCACCGAGGAGACCACCTACCTCGACCTGGCCGTCGGCGAGCAGGCCACGCTGGACGCCGCCGAGATCGGCACCGTGACCATCGAGCGCACCGAGACCGGCGTGTCGCTGGTCGACGCGGTCGCCGTCGACGACACCTGGACGGTCACCGTCGAGGACGACGAGGTCGACGAGGTCCACGTCCGGTTCCGCAACGGTGACACCCGTGTCGACCTGGGTGCGGAAATCGAGGACGAGCAGGTCCGCGTGCGGGTCCGTACCCGCCAGGACTGA
- a CDS encoding ATP-binding protein has protein sequence MADVRTVLNNPFEPGSGAVPPIWVGRDDELADISSRLVPRRRAGLFERGRTYLGDPGLGKSVLVNRIAEERARAGDLVAGPLRMALGRDPLAALADVLAPLVPAGERVAGRVTSALERVREVGLLGARVGMTVADEDRYASLSDLVEGLAVLASETDRLLVIRVDEVQNLSGAGLSQLLTILGDALEMQMPATDVTGNRVMEYAPVVVLLSGLPAFPERAAAAGATFSRRFATTYLDPFTDDEVRAALAFAFADGYEVLTDDGPALVHLEVAAREALVEVCLGDPFLFQLAGAAAWDASPGAVLTAADVRTGWDRVRREVGAHVRQRTAGLTELQLSVLTAAARADGEQANGTTLAQAVGRRASSDIGSTLQALVTKRLLALGPDGYRVVSRAVARSLAGG, from the coding sequence ATGGCTGACGTCAGGACGGTGCTGAACAACCCGTTCGAACCCGGGTCGGGGGCGGTCCCCCCGATCTGGGTCGGGCGAGACGACGAGCTGGCGGACATCTCCAGCCGGCTCGTCCCTCGTCGACGGGCAGGACTGTTCGAGCGCGGCAGGACCTACCTCGGTGATCCCGGGCTGGGCAAGTCGGTGCTCGTCAACCGCATCGCCGAGGAACGTGCACGGGCCGGCGACCTGGTCGCCGGCCCGTTGCGCATGGCGCTGGGCCGCGATCCGCTGGCGGCGCTGGCCGACGTGCTCGCCCCGCTCGTGCCGGCGGGGGAGCGGGTGGCCGGCAGGGTCACCTCGGCGCTGGAGCGCGTGCGCGAGGTCGGGTTGCTGGGGGCACGGGTCGGGATGACCGTCGCCGACGAGGACCGCTACGCCTCGTTGTCGGACCTGGTCGAGGGGCTGGCGGTGCTGGCCTCCGAGACCGACCGGCTGCTGGTCATCCGCGTCGACGAGGTGCAGAACCTGTCGGGCGCCGGGCTGTCGCAGCTGCTGACGATCCTCGGTGACGCGCTGGAGATGCAGATGCCCGCCACCGACGTGACCGGCAACCGGGTGATGGAGTACGCGCCCGTCGTGGTGCTGCTGTCGGGGCTGCCGGCCTTCCCCGAACGGGCGGCAGCGGCCGGTGCCACGTTCTCGCGTCGGTTCGCGACCACCTACCTCGACCCGTTCACCGACGACGAGGTCAGGGCGGCGCTGGCCTTCGCGTTTGCCGACGGCTACGAGGTGTTGACCGACGACGGCCCCGCGCTCGTGCACCTGGAGGTGGCGGCGCGCGAGGCGCTGGTCGAGGTGTGCCTGGGCGACCCGTTCCTGTTCCAGCTGGCCGGTGCCGCGGCGTGGGATGCCTCTCCGGGGGCGGTGCTGACCGCGGCCGACGTGCGGACGGGCTGGGATCGGGTCCGGCGCGAGGTCGGGGCCCACGTGCGACAGCGCACCGCCGGGTTGACCGAGCTGCAGCTGTCGGTCCTGACGGCGGCGGCGCGGGCTGACGGCGAGCAGGCCAACGGCACGACGCTGGCGCAGGCGGTCGGCCGCCGTGCCTCCTCCGACATCGGGTCGACCCTTCAGGCGCTGGTCACCAAGCGCCTGCTGGCGCTCGGCCCCGACGGCTATCGCGTCGTCTCGCGTGCGGTGGCGCGAAGCCTGGCGGGCGGCTGA
- a CDS encoding sensor histidine kinase, with protein sequence MPSVVGLVWRFAAAGLIALGLVLLASVALSQSVGRDVALDEARRIARLTGVGIIQPALDPGILTGDATSLSSLNQTVIDAVLGGSLVRVKLWQPDGDGGTILYSDESRLIGEPHPWDEEKQAAIASGDIVVEESDLSSPENRFEASQSELLEVYLPIDGPDGAPLLYEAYFDLRRVNEAGRRVWTAFAPLVIGGLLVLQLVQVPLAWSMARRLRDGAVHRQQLLVRSLESSALERRRIAGDLHDGVVQDLAGLSFELSAVASAEDPDRVRETAESAATTLRANVGALRTLLVDIYPPDLDGQGLASALEDLLARHRAAGRDVQLDADVRVPIPRPTAELVHRIAQEALRNVDKHAGAGRVVVTLTAVDDRLRLRVDDDGSGFDPTGDDRDADGHFGLRLLADSARELGGLLTLSSGVGAGTAIELEVPL encoded by the coding sequence GTGCCCAGCGTCGTCGGGCTCGTCTGGCGTTTCGCGGCGGCGGGCCTGATCGCCCTCGGGCTGGTCCTCCTTGCGAGCGTCGCACTCAGCCAGTCCGTCGGCCGGGACGTGGCGCTGGACGAGGCCCGACGCATCGCCCGGCTGACCGGCGTCGGCATCATCCAGCCCGCCCTGGACCCGGGCATCCTGACCGGCGACGCCACGAGCCTGTCATCGCTGAACCAGACGGTCATCGACGCCGTGCTCGGCGGGTCGCTGGTGCGGGTCAAGCTGTGGCAACCCGACGGTGACGGCGGGACGATCCTGTACTCCGACGAGAGCCGGCTGATCGGCGAACCACACCCCTGGGACGAGGAGAAGCAGGCCGCGATCGCCTCCGGTGACATCGTCGTGGAGGAGTCCGACCTGTCGTCGCCGGAGAACCGGTTCGAGGCGTCCCAGTCCGAGCTGCTGGAGGTCTACCTGCCCATCGACGGGCCCGACGGGGCCCCGTTGCTGTACGAGGCGTACTTCGACCTCCGCCGGGTCAACGAGGCCGGCCGGCGGGTGTGGACGGCGTTCGCCCCGCTGGTCATCGGCGGGCTGCTGGTCCTGCAGCTGGTCCAGGTCCCGCTGGCGTGGTCGATGGCCCGCCGGCTGCGTGACGGCGCGGTGCACCGCCAGCAGCTGCTGGTCCGCAGCCTCGAGTCCTCGGCCCTGGAACGGCGTCGGATCGCCGGGGACCTGCACGACGGGGTGGTGCAGGACCTGGCCGGGTTGTCCTTCGAGCTGTCCGCGGTCGCGTCCGCGGAGGATCCGGACCGGGTGCGGGAGACTGCTGAGTCGGCGGCCACCACGCTGCGGGCCAACGTCGGGGCGCTGCGGACCCTGCTGGTCGACATCTACCCGCCGGACCTGGACGGCCAGGGCCTCGCGTCGGCGCTGGAGGACCTGCTGGCCCGACATCGCGCGGCCGGACGGGACGTGCAGCTGGACGCCGACGTCCGGGTGCCGATCCCCCGTCCGACCGCCGAGCTGGTGCACCGCATCGCCCAGGAGGCATTGCGCAACGTCGACAAGCACGCCGGGGCGGGCCGTGTCGTGGTCACGCTGACCGCCGTGGACGACCGGCTGCGACTCCGGGTCGACGACGACGGCAGCGGCTTCGACCCGACCGGGGACGACCGCGACGCCGACGGCCACTTCGGCCTCCGGCTGCTGGCCGACAGCGCCCGCGAGCTCGGCGGCCTGCTGACCCTCTCCTCCGGGGTCGGGGCCGGGACCGCGATCGAGCTGGAGGTGCCGCTGTGA
- a CDS encoding response regulator, producing MTVLRVMVVDDHAVVRNGLRMLLEAAGGFDVVHLAEDGRRAVDLAADDPPDVVLMDLAMPVMDGVEATRALKAAHPGVRVVVLTSLGEPDRIVAAIDAGADGYLFKHAEPAEIAEAIRTAHEGGAVLDPKAARAMLDARSAPSGPALTDREQQVLDLVAEGLANKQIGRRLGITERTVKAHLTRIYQAIGVQDRTQAALWVQRRRG from the coding sequence GTGACCGTGCTGCGAGTGATGGTGGTCGACGACCACGCGGTGGTCCGCAACGGGCTGCGGATGCTGCTCGAGGCCGCCGGCGGGTTCGACGTCGTGCACCTGGCCGAGGACGGCCGGCGGGCGGTGGATCTGGCGGCCGACGATCCTCCCGACGTGGTGCTGATGGACCTGGCCATGCCGGTCATGGACGGGGTGGAGGCCACCCGGGCGCTGAAGGCCGCACACCCGGGCGTACGGGTGGTCGTCCTGACGTCGTTGGGCGAGCCCGATCGCATCGTGGCGGCGATCGACGCCGGCGCCGATGGGTACCTGTTCAAGCACGCCGAACCCGCCGAGATCGCCGAGGCGATCCGCACGGCCCACGAGGGTGGGGCGGTGCTGGATCCCAAGGCCGCGAGGGCGATGCTGGACGCCCGGAGCGCCCCTTCCGGCCCGGCCCTGACCGACCGGGAGCAGCAGGTCCTCGACCTGGTTGCCGAGGGGTTGGCCAACAAGCAGATCGGCCGCCGGCTGGGCATCACCGAGCGGACGGTGAAGGCCCACCTGACCCGCATCTACCAGGCGATCGGCGTGCAGGACCGGACGCAGGCCGCGCTGTGGGTCCAGCGTCGTCGCGGCTGA